The following nucleotide sequence is from Prosthecobacter sp..
TCGTGATCGGACGAAAAAAAGCCATCGCCTGATCCCATGCTCAACAAGCTCATCCGCCTTTCGCTGCATCATCGCCCGCTGGTTCTCATGGCGGCGCTGCTGGTGCTGTTGTTCGGCTGGCAAACGCTCACGCAGTTGCCCGTCGAAGTGCTGCCGGACATGACGAAGCCAACCGTCACGATCTTGACCGAAGCGCCCGGGCTTGCGCCGGAGGAAGTCGAAACCCTCGTCACGCAGCCGCTGGAAAGTGCGGTGCAAGGTGTCGGTGGCTTGGATCGACTGCGCTCGAACTCCGACGTGGGTCTCTCACTCGTCTTTGCCGAGTTCGGCTGGGGCACGGACATCTATCGCGCACGCCAGCTCGTGCAGGAGCGCATGCAATCCGTGCTCAACACACTGCCCGCAGGTGCCAAGCCGGGCATGACACCCGTGTCCTCGCTCATGGGCGAGATTCTGCTCGTCGGTCTGCGCAGCATGGATGGCAAGATAGCGCCGATGGATTTGCGTACGCTGGCGGATTGGACGATCAAGCGGCGTTTGCAGAGCATCGGTGGTGTGGCGGAGGTGCTGACCATCGGCGGTGGCGTGAAGCAGATCCAGGTGCAGCCAAATCCAAACCGTCTCGCGGCCTTTGGCATCACCTTTGAAGAAGTCGAGACCGCTGTGAGTCGTGCGGCGGGCAATGCGACGAGCGGTTACCTGCAAGCCGGGCCGCGTGAGATCATGGTACGCAATCTCGGTATGACCACGTCGTTGACAGACATCGCCCACACTGTCGTCAAGACCGTCGGCAACCGCCCCGTGCTCATCAGCGATGTGGCGGAGGTCAAACATGCCGTGCAGACGATGCGCGGCGACGCCAGCGTGAATGGCACGATGGGCGTGGTGCTCAGCATCGATAAAGCTCCTGGTTTCGACACGCTGAAGCTTAGCTCGCAGATCGAAGCCGCGCTGGAGGAGCTGCGCCCCACGCTGCCCGCCGGAGTCACCGCCGAGATCATGTTCCGTCAGGGCGATTTCATCGAGCACGCCATTGGCAATCTCAAAGAGGCCATCCGCGACGGCGCGATCATGGTCACGATCATCCTGTTCCTTTTCCTGCTGAACTTCCGGACCACCGCGATCACGCTTACGGCCATGCCGCTGTCGTTTGCGGTCACGATTCTGATCTTCAAGCTCTTCGGCATCAGCGTGAACTCCATGACGCTCGGCGGCCTCGCCGTCGCCATCGGCATGGTCGTGGATGATGCCATCGTGGATGTGGAGAACGTCTATCGCCGGCTCAAGGAGAACGCTGCCAGCACTGCGCCAAAGCCAGCGCTGGAAGTCATCGCCTCCGCCTCCGGTGAAGTGAGAAACTCCATCCTCTACGCCACCGTGCTCATCATCCTCGTCTTCCTGCCGTTGCTGGGCCTGGAAGGCATTGAAGGCCGACTTTTCACGCCCATTGCCATCGCCACGATCACCAGCATGGCGGCTTCGTTCGTTGTGAGTCTCACCGTGATCCCCGTTCTCTGCTCGCTGTTGCTGCGCATGAAGAACGAACCGTCCCAGTCAGGCGGGCATCACGATGGATTCCTCGTTCGAGGCATGAAGTGGCTTGTTGAGCGCACTTTTCTTCGTGTCGCACTCGGTGTGCCCGTGCTCGTCATCGCCTTTGCAGGTGTGCTGCTCATCGCCGCGTTCATGCTGTATCCGATGATGGGCAAAGAATTCCTGCCCGCCTTCAATGAAGGCAGCGCCACCATCTCGCTCGCCAACGCGCCCGGCACCTCGCTCGCTCACTCGAATGAAGTCGGCGAGGTCGGTGTGCGGCTGCTGCAAAGCATCGACGAAGTCAAAAGCGTGGGCCGCCGTGCCGGACGTGCCGAAAAAGACGATCACGTCATGCCGGTGAGCGTGAACGAGTTCGATGTGGAGTTCAACGACACAGGAAGATCGCGTGAAGTGGTCTTCGCCGAGATTCGCACGAAGCTCAAAGCCATCCCCGGCACCTTCCTCAATGTCGGCCAGCCCATCAGCCACCGCTTGTCCCACATGCTCAGCGGCGTGTCGGCGAAGATCGCCGTGAAGATCTTTGGCCCTGATCTCGAAGTGCTGCGCGAAAAGGGCGCGCAGATCCGCGATCTCGCCAAAACCATTCCTGGCCTGACCGATGTGAATCTTGAAGCCCAGGTGCCGATTCCCCAAATAAAGATCGAAGTAAACCGCGAGCGGGCCGTCGCATACGGGGTGCAGCCTGGAACACTCAATGAACAAGTCTCGACGCTCCTCGGCGGCAAAACGCTGGCCGAACTGCGTGAAGGCCAGCGTACGGTCGATCTCGTGATGCGTTTGCCGGAGTCCTTCCGCGATTCACCCGAGAAACTTGGCGAGCTGCTCATCGAGACGGATCGCGGCCAGCGCATCCCGCTGCGGCTCGTGGCCGACATTCGTGAAGGCAAAGGCCCGAACGTCATCAATCGCGAAAACGCCCAGCGCCGCATTGTCATCGGTGCCAACACCGCCGTGCGCGATCTCGAATCCCTCGTGGAGCAATGGGACGCCGCCGTGAAGGAAAAAGTGAAGCTGCCCGAAGGTTACTTTCTCCGCTTTGAGGGCGAGTTCCAGGCCCAGCAGGCCGCGGCGAAGCGCATCGCCTTCTATTTCCTCCTGGTGCTGATCGCCGTGACGATCCTGCTCTATGGCTACTTCCGCAGCGTCTCGCTCGCCCTGCAAGTCATGCTGAACATCCCGCTCGCGCTCATGGGCGCGCTCGGACTGACCTGGGTGCTCATCAACAACATCAGCATCGCCACCATCGTCGGCTTCATCGCCGTCGGCGGTGTGGCCGCGCGCAACGGCATCATGATGATCAGCCATTACCTGCACCTCATGAGGTATGAGGGCGAAGGCTTCACCCGTCAGATGATCGTGCGCGGCACGCTGGAGAGGCTCGTGCCCGTACTGATGACCGCCCTGAGCGCCGGCATCGCTTTGATCCCGCTGCTGCTCGCCGCGCATGAGCCGGGCAAGGAAATCCTGCATCCCGTCGCCGTCGTCATCGTCGGCGGCCTCATCAGCAGCACGCTGCTCGATCTGATGATCACACCCGCCGTGTTCTACCTCTTTGGCCGCAAGGCCGCCGAATCTGCTGTGACGGGGCCTACTCTCGCAGCGCAGTGAAACCCAACCAACACACCACACACCCAATGAAAGCCAGACTCATCACCCTCCTCAGCCTCTTCACCGCCGTCGCGTTCGCGCATGAGGGCGTCGAACTCGGTCCCAACAAAGGCCGCATCCTTGAATTCAGCAAAAACGAAACCATGCACGGCGAAGTCATCGTCAAAGGCGACAAGTTCCACATCGCCCTGCTCGACAAGGACAAGAAGCCCGTCGCCATGGACAAGCAGACGCTCACCGCCACCACCGGCGAACGCGACAAGCCCGTCAAGCTCGCCGTGGAAAAGGATGCCAAGGGCTTCGTCGTGCCCGTCGTGAAAGCCGGCGAATGGCTCATCCTCCAGTACAAAAACAGCCCCGACGCCAAGGCCGTCACCGCCCGTCTGGAATACAACACCAGCACCTGCGAGGAATGCAAAAAGGCCGAATGGCTCTGCGAGTGCAAACCGGCAGCCGAAAAGAAATAACCCACCATTCCATCACCGGCGCGCTCATCCCGCGCCGGTTTTTTGCTGCTGATTCATTCCCCCTCCAAGCAAAAAACCCACCGGAGATCACTCTCTGATGGGCTTTGATGTGTGTGCTGTCTCTCAGATCCGATGAATGGCGACTACCGGCCAAAACCGAACAAGAAACCCGGCAGGCTGAAGCGGCCGCGACTGCTGCCGTGGCTGGAGCCATGGCCGTGGCTGCCATGACCGTAGCTTGGGCGGCAGCTATGGCTCGCGGTGCGATAGCCATAGACGGGGTGGCCGTGGCGGTCATGGCCGGTGCAGACGCGTTCGCGGTAAACCGGTGTGCGGCAGGAACCGCAGGTGTGGGAATAGCTGCGACTGTAAGAACCGTGTCCATCGCGTGCCTGGCTGGTGGCAGGAGTGAGGACGGCAAAGCCGGCGACGACAGCCAGCAGGGTGATGATCTTTTTCATGAGGAGTGGTGGTTTGCTTTTGATTTGTTGCCGCATTCTTGCGGCGTGATCATGAGACGAGGGGCTGCCGCGGCTATTCGAGATTCACGCATTTATTTTTTATGAACACCGATGAACACGCTGATGCCGAATCCAAGTCCTGCGGCTCCTGTGAGCACGGGCATGATGCCACATCGCTGCCGCGCAATGCACTGGTGATCACTTCAGGCACACTGCTCACACTCGGGTTGCTGCTGGGCTGGTTCGGCATCGGACCCGCTGGGGTGCAAATGATCTGCTTCGCCATTGCCACCGTTGCAGGCGGGCTGCTCGTCGTGCCTGCGGCATGGGGAGCGCTGAAAAAACTGCGGCTCGACATGAATATGCTCATGACCGTGGCTGTGACGGGCGCATGGCTCGTCGGTGAAGGCGCGGAAGGCGCCGCCGTGGTGTTTCTCTTCGCGCTGTCGGAACTGCTCGAATCCTGGAGCGTCGGCCGGGCCAGACGCGCCATCGCTGCTTTGCTCAAGCTCACACCCCAGACTGCGATGGTGCGTGGTGAGGGCGGCGCGTTCAACGAAAAGCCAGTGACTGAAGTGGCGGTCGGTGCGGAGATCAGTGTGCGCAGCGGCAGCAGCGTGCCGCTGGACGGCGAGGTCATGACGGGTGACTCCGCCGTGAATCAAGCGCCCATCACCGGCGAGTCCGTGCCGGTGGAGAAGAAACCGGGCGATCCCGTCTTCGCGGGCACCATCAATGGCGAAGGCTCGCTGATGGTGCGCGTCACGAAAGCCGCCAGTGACTCCACACTCGCCCGCATCATCAAGCTGGTCGAAGAAGCTGAGGAGCAGAAAGCACCCACGCAGCGCTTCGTGGACAAGTTTGCTGCCATCTACACGCCCGCTGTGTTCGTGGTCGCGCTATTGGTTGCCTTGCTGCCGCCGTTGCTCACGAGTGCCGCATGGTCAGAGTGGACGTATCGTGCGCTGGTGCTGCTCGTCATCGCCTGTCCCTGTGCGCTCGTCATTGCCACGCCCGTTTCGATTGTCTCCGGCCTCACCGCGCTCGCACGGCGCGGCGTGCTCATCAAAGGCGGTGCGCATCTGGAAGCCGTCGGCAAGCTGCGCGCGCTCGCGGTGGATAAAACTGGTACCATCACGCAGGGCAGACCGCAGGTCACCGGCGTCATTCCGGTCAGCGATTTGAATGAAGGGGAAGTGCTGCGGCGTGCCGCCGCGATAGATGCGTATTCCGAGCACCCGCTGGCGCAGGCCGTCGTCGCTGCCGCAAAAAGCAAAAACATTTCCTGGAGCGAGTCCTCGCAATATCAATCCGTCACCGGTCGCGGAGCCACCGCCGTCATCGCAGGCCACCCACACTTCATCGGCAATCACAAGATGGCGCATGAACTGGGCCTGTGCAGCCCGGAGATCGAGGCGCGACTCAACGAAATAGAAAGCAAAGGCCAGTCCCTCGCCATCCTCGGTCACACGCCGCATGAAGGCTGCGCCGGAGCCATCCTCGGCATCCTCGCCATCGGCGACACGATGCGCGCCGAAGCACCCGAGGCGTTGCGGCTCATTCATGCCGCAGGCGTGCGAAAAGTCGTCATGCTCAGCGGCGACAACCAGCGCACCGTCGATGCCATCGCCAGACAGGCTGGCATTGACGAAGCCTATGGCGACCTCATGCCCGAGCAAAAAATCGAGCACATCCGCCGCCTCATGGCCGAGCACCAGTACGTCGGCATGATCGGCGATGGCGTGAACGACGCTCCCGCGCTCGCGCTCGCCAGTGTCGGCATTGCCATGGGGGCCATCGGCAGCGACACCGCCATCGAGACCGCCGACATGGCGCTCATGAAAGACGACCTCACCCGCGTGGCTGAAGCCATCGCGCTTGGCCGTCGCACGCTGCGCATCATCCAGTTCAACGTCGCCTTCGCACTCGTCATCAAGGCTGTCTTCCTCATCCTCGCCTTCACCGGCCACACCAGTCTCTGGCTCGCCATCCTGGCGGATACGGGAGCCACGTTGCTCGTCATTGTGAACTCGCTGCGACTTCTGCGCGGCGGTGACACGTCCGTGCGGGACATCCAATGAAGAAATAATGCGTGTTGCAGCCGTTGATTCACAACTGTGAAATGCCGAGAGGCGGAGGGGTGGCATTGAATGCGCGCTATGCCTAAACATCCTGCCATCATCGAAAGCGACCTCCTCTGCGAATTGATCGCCGAGATCTTGAAAGACATGCGTATGGAGGCCGGACTCTCACAGAATCAGGTGGCCGCCACCGGCAAGGTGAGTCTGCAAATGGTCGGCTATGTGGAGAAGCAGGTGCGCAGGCCGAAGATCGACATCTTTGTGCGCATCGTGCGCGGGAAGGGTCGGCTGCATCGAAGCGCCGCAGCTCTGAGGAACGCGGGCCTCCGAGCCCGCAGCGCTCCGCCACTTCGGGAGCGCCCACGACCTTCCCAACGTCATCACTCCGACGACCCGCTGCGGGCTGAAGCCCGCGCTCCTTTTCTTCGCGTCTCCGCCGCCCTTGAGTGTGACCTAGGGGAAGGTGGGGCGGGAAGGGGAACAAAAAAACCAGCCTGCATCGCAGGCTGGTTCTTCACACCAACAGGAATGGGGGAGCGCGCTACTTGTTGCACTTCTCGCAGACCTTGTTGTCCTTCTCTGCCTTCACGCAGCAGGGATGCTCGCACTTGCCGCCCGCTTTCTGCGCTTTGTCACAGCAGCCGCCTTCTTTGTACTTCTTCTCCGCCGGGGCGCCGATGGCGAGAGCACAGCTCATGGCAAGGACGGTCAGGATGGATGTCAGTTTCATATCGATTGTGGTTATGGGTTGGAATGGGGGAAGACAGGGGCTTCCCGTCTGTCTGTTAACGTCTGTCGCGGCATGCTCTGTCCTGCCTATCTGCGGCTTTTTGGTGTTGGCTACCACGGTAGGGTTACACCCCATGGCATAAAGCCAGGCGTGTCAGGCAACGTGCAGTCTGCCACGAAACGGCGAGAGAATCTATTTTCGCCTTTTCGCCTCCTTTCCAGACCGCTGGAAGAGTAACGAACAACAAGCACACCCAAAAAACGTATGAAAACATTGATGAAAACATTCCTGATGATCTGCGGCCTTTGCGTTGCCGGTCTCATGACCTCCTGCCAGGCTCCGGCCCGCGCGCTCACGCCCACCAGTGCCGTGACGTGCAACAAATGCGGCACCGTCTATTTCCAGGCTCCCTCCAGCGCCCCAGGCTCGGGCGGTAAAGGTTACGTCACTTTGCGTGACAGCAGCCGCATGGACTGCCCGGACTGTGCGAACGAGGTCATCGCGTGGGTGAAGACTGGCAGCCTGACGAGGCACGTCTGCAAGTCCTGCAACGGTGCCTTGAATCACTGTGCACTGCATTAGTCTTGACGGTGCCTCATCCATGAGGCCGCCTGCGTTTTCCCGCCGGCGGCCTCCGGTTGGGTGGCACCGCAGATGCTTTAATGGTGCCCGGGGCACCAGAAGTGCTCGTAACCGCCACACCACTGATGGCCGTGGTGATGGTGGTGATGGCCGCAGAAGCGCCGGCACAGATGCTCGTGGATCGTGGATGTGGCCTTGTCGAACAGAGAAGCCGCCTGAGCCGGCATGGCAAAGGCGATGATAGTGACGAGTGCGAGCGCCGCACCGGCCCAGGTGAGCGGGCGATTGAGTTTGCTGGATGTGTTCATGATGGATGTTGGCTGTGGTTGAAGCGACCCGCAGCTCTGTGGGGAGCAGAGAGTCCGGGCTTCGACGATCCTGTGGGCGGTCTATTCATGCCCTCTGGCAGATCCTGCCGGTGCCAGCGCAAGCCGGGGAGAAGCCAAGAAATGAGAGGCCGTGCGGGAATTTTTAGCGTAACCATTCATCACAAGGTGCGTCTGCACTGCTGAAGCCATGACACTCCTCCGTTCCATCGTTGTTCTTTTCGCGCTGCTGGCGCAGGCGTGGCCTGCGCAGGCCATGCTGCGTGAGACGGCGGTGAAAAAATGCGGGATGAGCTGCTGCGCTTCGCTGGGGGAGACGGACATGGATGCCTGCGGCTGTGCGGGGGCTCCGGTTCCGGCTGAACCGGCCCAGGTGCCGCCTGCGAGCGGACGCGAGCTGATGCAGCAGGTGGTTTGGGTGGTTTCGCATGAGTCGAAGCTTTCCGCACGCCCGCCGAGAAGTTTGGATGATGACGGAGCGCGCTCTGTGGTGCGTGATTTCGCGAAACAGCCGCAGCAGGTCCGCTTGCCAGTGCTGTTCTGCTCGCTCCTGAATTGAGCTGGCGTCTCTGACAGACGCATTGTGCCCGCGCATCGCGATTCCCTCAGGGACATCAGAGCGCACGGGCGTGGTTCCGTGAACCTTCAACGACTCGATTCCCCATGAAACGCTTTCTCCTTCTCGCCCTCTTCTGGCCTCCCTTGGCCGTCTTGGCCTGTGACAACTGCAAAACTCCGAAACCTGCCGCCGGCCAGCGGGTGGTGGAATACGATCTCATCATCGCTGAACAAACTGTGAGCCCGGCGGGCAAGGCGGTGCGCGGCTTCACCATCAATGGCGGCATTCCAGGGCCGACGCTGCGTTTTCGTGAGGGCGACTTCGCCCGCATCCGTGTTCATAATCAGCTCAAGCACGAAACGACCTCGACTCACTGGCACGGCCTGCTGCTGCCGAATGAGCAGGATGGCGTGCCGCATGTGACCACGCCGCCCATTCAGCCGGGGACGACGCACACGTTTGGCTTCGATCTGCGGCACAGCGGCACCTACTGGTATCACTCACACACGCACTTGCAGGAGCAGAACGGCGTGTTTGGCAGCATCGTGGTGCTGCCGCGTGGCGGCGAGCCGGTGAAGGCGGATCACGAACAGGTGCTGGTGCTGTCTGACTGGACCAACACGGACCCCATGGAGGTCATGCGCATGCTGATGCGCGGCAGCGATTACTTCGGGCTGATGCGGCGGAACTCGCAGTCCATCCTCGGCGCGTGGCAGCGCGGCAACCTGAAGGACTACTTTCAGCGTGAATGGGACCGCATGATGCCGATGGACGTGTCCGACGTGGGCTATCACGCGTTTCTCATCAATGGCCAGCGCCAGACACAGATCGAGGGCAAGCCCGGCGAACGTGTGCGGCTGCGGATCGTGAATGCCTCGGCGGCCTCGTATTTTTATCTGAACTCTTCGGCCGGACCGATGACCATCGTCGCTGCTGACGGACCACCGGTGCAGCCGGTGCAGGTGGATCGCTTCCTCATGGCGATTGCGGAGACGTATGATGTGATCATCACCATTCCGGCCAGTGGTGAGTATGAGCTGCGGGCCACCACGCAGGATGGCAGCGGGCATGTTTCGGCCTTTTTTGGCTCTGGAGGCCTCAAACCGGCCACCGATCCGCCGAAGCCGAATCTCTATCAAATGGACGAGATGTTGAATCTCGCTCTGGAGGAGCAGGAGGACGATGCGCGCGCCTCTTTGAAGCTACCAAGACCTGGATCGCCCTATCGTGTGCTGCGGTCAGTGAAGGACACGACTTTGCCTGCGAAACTGCCACGCCGTAAGATCACGATGCACCTGACGGGCGACATGAACCGCTACATCTGGGGTTTCGACGGCAAGACCATCGCGCAAGAGCCCTATGTGATGATCAAGCGTGGCGAGATCATCGAGCTTGAGCTGGTGAACGACACAATGATGCATCACCCGATCCATCTGCACGGCCACTTCTTCCGCCTGCTGATGGGCAACGGCCGCCACTCACCACTGAAGCACACCGTGGATGTGCCGCCGATGAGCAAACGCACGGTCGAGTTCGAGGCGAACGAGGCCAAGGACTGGATGTTTCACTGCCACATCCTTTATCACATGATGAGCGGCATGGCGCGGGTGTTCCGGTATGAGGATGAAGTTCGGAGTCCCGGCTTTAGCCGGAAAACGCCCACGCAGGCCGAACCTACTCCCGAAAACCACAGCCTGCATCACTCCGCCGGTCTCGGCGAGCACAGCCACGACATGGCCTACGTCTGGGGCGCGGCCTCGATCCAGTCGCACATGAGTGAGGGGCTGCTCACGCTCATGAATCCGAAGAACGATCTCCTGCTGGCCTGGGAAGTCGGCTGGCAGGGCGTGGACAATCCTGAATACGAGATCGACGCGCTCTACCAGCGCTACTTCAACATGAACTTCCAGGCCTTCGTCGGCGGACGCTTCACCAACGATCCCGATGCGCAAAACCGGGCCGTCGTAGGCATCAACTACCGCCTGCCGCTCATGGTCTGGGCCAATGTCAGTCTCGACAGTGAAGGCGACGCCAGGTTCACCCTCGCCAAGCGCTTCCAGCTCACCCCGCGTCTCGGTGTCTGGGGCCGCGTGGAGTATGACACGAACACGCGCTGGGAATGGACCACTGGCGCGGACTGCACGCTCACGCGCCGCACCTCGCTCATCGCCCAGTATCATTCGCAGTTCGGCCTCGGGGCCGGGCTGCTGTTCCGCTTTTGATGACGCACGTCATCATGTCAAAACCCCAAACCACCCAACATCATGAAAACAAAACTCCGCACTCTGCTCACCACTGCCTTGCTTGGCTTCGCCCTCGCGTCCTGTTCATCGCCTACACCTGCGGTCGCAGCCGACGTGAGGCCCTACACGCTTAAAACCTGCCTCGTGAGCGGCAACGAACTCGGCAGCATGGGCAAGCCGATCACCAAGGTTTACGACAGCCAGGAGATCAAATTCTGCTGCAAGCCCTGCATCAAGAAGTTCGAGGCCAATCCGGCCAAGTATCTGGCGAAGCTCAAGAAATAGGCTTCACCCGCTGCGGCAATTGCTCTGGAATGTGCCTCCCTTGCGCTGTTGCTGGTAAAGCGCCGCAGGGGGCCATGTTTTCAGAGGGTTTGAGGCACCGGCGGTGTTTGTCTGATTGAATCCCGGCGAAACCAGTCTCACGATGAAATCGTCTTCCAACACCCCTGTCATGAATGATGATGAACTCCACCGTGTGCTCCGCCAGACGCCTGCGCAGATCAAACTGCCGGACTCTTTCGGGCGTGAAGTCTGGTCCCGCATCGAGGTGGAGGCATCCCTCACTTTCCGCGCCTGCATCAGCCGGCTTGCGCAGTCGCTGTTTGCCACGCTGGCACGCCCGCTGCCTGCTGCGCTGACGATTGCTGCCAGCATCGCCTTGGGTGCATTGCTGGGTGGATGGGGACAGGTGGAGAATGCGGAAGCCGCTGAAATGGCCTATGTCGAGTCCATTCACCCGCTGCTGCAGAGCATCGAGGAGAATATGCCATGAGACGCGGGCAGTTCATCCTGGTCATCGCCCTGGCTCTTGGTGTGTGCATGTTCTTCTGCTCGCACTATTGGCTGCGTGAGCAGCCGGTTTCGAATGCGATGCCGCAGGAGCGTGAAAGCCTGCTGCCGGAACTGGAGTGGTTGCGACAGCGATTGCGGCTCGACGAGGCGCAGTTTGAGAAGGTGAAGGCGCTTCATCTGGCTTATCGGCCCAAATGCCAGGAGCTGTGCATGCGCGCCCAAGAGGCGGAAGCCGCGCTGAGGGCGGTGATGCGCGATCCGCAGAAGGATCCATCGGCAGCGCTTAAAACCCGTGCCGAACTCCAGGTCGAATGCCAGCAGGCCATGCTGGCGCATGTGCGGCAGACCGCCGCCTGCATGACGCCGGAGCAGGCGAAGCATTATCTCGACACCCTGCTGCCCCATGTGCTGGGCCTCAGGCTCCCGCGTGACAGCGAATCTTCCCGTTCCCGCTGATGCCCGAGGCTCCTCCCGACGCCGACATCCTCGCCATGCAGCGCCTCGCTGCCGGGGACGATCTGGCCTTGAACGAGATCATGAACCGCTGGCGGGACAAGGTGGCCGCCTTCCTGAAACGCATGACCGGTGATCCTGACACCGCCGTGGATCTGGCGCAGGAGACCTTCGTGCGCCTTTACCAGCACTGTGGCTCCTACTCGCCCAGCGCGGCCTTTCCCACCTACCTGTTCCGCATCGCCGCCAATCTCGCCCGCAATCATCAGCGCTGGCGTCGCAGTCATCCGACCGTGGCTCTTGAGGACGAAGAACGAGCCGGGAGCGAAACGCCCGACCACCAGTCTTCTCCCGATGCGAACATGGACAATGGCGAGCGTCTGCATGCCATCGAAGCCGCCATCGCGGCGCTGCCGCCGGATCTGCGCGAGGCCATGCTGCTCTTCACCTATGAGGACCTGAGCTATGCGCAGATTGCCGAGGCGGCCCATTGCGGCAGCAAGGCGGTGGAGACGCGCATCTACCGCGCGCGGCAGATCCTCAAGAGCGTGCTAAAGGATTTCGACGCCTGAGCCGATCTTGCGGCGGTGAAGGCTGTTCTTGGCCCTTTCAAGGGTTTGCACCGCCGGTGGTGTTTGTCGCAGTGAAGGCAGATCGACTGCCGCAAGCTCAAACCAAACACACATCATGAAAACGAAACTCATCCGCTCCCTGTTCCTCGGCCTCGCCGCAGTCGCCCTTGTCTCCTGTCAGGCTCCGTCCTCGACTCCCACCAGCGCCGTGAGCTGCAACAAATGCGGCACCGTCTATTTCAAATCCCCCGCCTCCTCGTCAGCTCCTGGCGGCAAAGGCTTCGTCACCCTGCGTCCTGCCAGCAGCATGGACTGCGCAGACTGCGAAAACAAGGTCGTCGCCTGGTTGAAGACCGGCAGCCTCACCCGGCACACCTGCAAGACCTGCGGCGGCACGCTGAATCATTGCACGCAGCACTAGTCGTGTGACCGAATCCCCTTGGGCCGCCTGCGCTTGCAGATGCGGGCGGCCCTTCCCTCACAACCAAGGCACTAACACCATGAACATCCTGACCAAACTCTGCGGCTTTGCTCTCTTCGTCACCCTCTGGATGCCATCCACGGCTGCGGCACGTCGGCCCATTGGCATCGCCATGGCCGGTGTTATCCAAAGCGTCGATCATTCCACCCGATGGATCGTTTTCGCGCAGGATGGCGGCCCAGTGCGCCGCTTCGTCTATTCGGAATGGGCCAAGTTCAGGCACGGTCACATTGACATCTCGCCTGCTCACTTGAAGGCCGGTATGCGTGTTCAACTTAGCCACCACAACCCGCTGTTCGGTCCGGATTACGTCAGCCAGATCATGCTGCTTAATCCACCGCGTGAGGATGACGGGGAAGGCAGCAGCACCACGCCGCTTCCGTCGCATAACGGGTAGTGAATGTGCGAACCCAATTTTTTCAACAAAGAGAAACAGAAAGAAAGACAAAGGTAAGAAATTGAAACACACCAACATCATGAAAACGACACTGAAATCCACCTTGGCCGCGCTGAGCGTTGCCCTCCTCGTGAGCTTCACCAGCTCCGGCTGTAAGAGTTCCCATCCTGGTTCCGGGACAGGAACGCACAACATGGGAGTTGGCCCCAAAGCCAGTTCCCCGATGGACGATGAAGACATGCCCGGTCGTCCGCTGAGATG
It contains:
- a CDS encoding periplasmic heavy metal sensor; translated protein: MRRGQFILVIALALGVCMFFCSHYWLREQPVSNAMPQERESLLPELEWLRQRLRLDEAQFEKVKALHLAYRPKCQELCMRAQEAEAALRAVMRDPQKDPSAALKTRAELQVECQQAMLAHVRQTAACMTPEQAKHYLDTLLPHVLGLRLPRDSESSRSR
- a CDS encoding sigma-70 family RNA polymerase sigma factor — translated: MPEAPPDADILAMQRLAAGDDLALNEIMNRWRDKVAAFLKRMTGDPDTAVDLAQETFVRLYQHCGSYSPSAAFPTYLFRIAANLARNHQRWRRSHPTVALEDEERAGSETPDHQSSPDANMDNGERLHAIEAAIAALPPDLREAMLLFTYEDLSYAQIAEAAHCGSKAVETRIYRARQILKSVLKDFDA